One genomic window of Polaromonas sp. SP1 includes the following:
- a CDS encoding OmpA family protein, with product MNKLTITSITSAALIALTLSGCANMSETQKGTAQGAGIGAVAGALLGAATGGSKGAATGAVLGGAVGAGGGYIWSKKMQDQKAAMEQATAGTGVAVSQTTDNRLKLDIPSDVSFDVGRSAIKPNFAPILNQFATSLNQNPVTTVTIIGHTDNTGSDAVNNPLSIDRADAARDYLVSRGVARTRIATDGRGSREPIADNNTQQGRDKNRRVEIYVAEQVAAR from the coding sequence ATGAACAAACTGACCATCACATCCATTACCAGCGCAGCGCTGATCGCCCTGACCCTCTCCGGTTGCGCCAACATGAGCGAAACCCAAAAGGGCACGGCGCAAGGCGCGGGCATCGGCGCGGTTGCCGGCGCACTGCTGGGCGCGGCCACCGGTGGCTCCAAGGGCGCGGCCACGGGCGCCGTCCTGGGCGGCGCTGTTGGCGCCGGCGGCGGTTATATCTGGTCCAAGAAAATGCAGGACCAGAAAGCCGCGATGGAACAAGCGACCGCAGGCACCGGCGTGGCCGTGAGCCAGACCACCGACAACCGCCTGAAGCTGGACATCCCGAGCGACGTGTCGTTTGACGTGGGCCGCTCGGCCATCAAGCCCAACTTCGCGCCCATCCTGAACCAGTTCGCGACCAGCCTGAACCAGAACCCGGTGACCACCGTCACCATCATCGGCCACACCGACAACACCGGCTCGGATGCCGTCAACAACCCGCTGTCGATTGATCGTGCCGATGCCGCCCGTGACTACCTGGTCAGCCGCGGCGTCGCCCGTACCCGCATCGCCACCGACGGCCGCGGTTCGCGCGAACCCATTGCCGACAACAACACGCAACAAGGCCGCGACAAGAATCGTCGCGTTGAAATCTACGTAGCCGAACAGGTTGCCGCGAGGTAA
- a CDS encoding acyl-CoA synthetase, with protein sequence MISRHTFKSSQHRDKPAGPPTQADHYAALHAGFHWQVDEHFNIAEACCSRWARAERETPGAIKKIAIREHGTRAGTVFHTYQALQAGADALSHVLAGLGVQRGDRVAIVMPQRLETAVAYMAVFQMGAVAMPLSMLFGPEALEYRLQDSDAVVAICDESSIDSLKSIRGNCPALRTVVAAGTAKGKGDVDYETSLAAHKSAFTAVKTKADEGAILIYTSGTTGPPKGALLPHRALIGNLPGFICSHNWFGFDGKTNKKSDAVFWSPADWAWTGGLMDALLPSLYFGRPIVAFNGRFSPELAFSLMAEQGVTHTFLFPTALKAMMKAYPKPREHFKLKLQAMMSAGEAVGDAVFAYCQEQLGVTVNEMFGQTEMNYVVGNCSRLWPARPGSMGKAYPGHRVAVIDDEGNECAVGVPGDVSVNRYDIHGKPDPIFFLGYWKKDEATRGKFTGDWCRTGDLARRDADGYLWYEGRADDVFKAAGYRIGPGEIENCLVKHAAVANAAVVPKPDRERGAVVKAYVVLAPDLIAERPDATLARARFDEELTARLQAHVKTMLAPYEYPKEIEFIDALPMTTTGKVQRRVLRLQEEERFRAQSPT encoded by the coding sequence ATGATAAGCAGACATACATTCAAGAGCAGTCAACACAGGGACAAGCCCGCCGGCCCCCCCACACAGGCCGACCACTACGCGGCCCTCCACGCCGGCTTTCACTGGCAGGTGGATGAGCATTTCAACATCGCCGAAGCCTGCTGCAGCCGCTGGGCCCGTGCCGAGCGCGAAACCCCTGGCGCTATCAAAAAGATAGCTATACGTGAACACGGGACAAGGGCTGGAACCGTTTTTCATACCTACCAGGCGCTGCAGGCGGGTGCCGATGCGCTCAGCCATGTGCTGGCGGGGCTGGGCGTCCAACGCGGCGACCGCGTGGCCATCGTGATGCCGCAGCGCCTGGAAACCGCCGTGGCCTATATGGCGGTGTTCCAGATGGGAGCGGTGGCGATGCCGCTGTCCATGCTGTTCGGCCCGGAGGCGCTGGAATACCGGCTGCAGGACAGCGATGCGGTGGTGGCGATTTGCGATGAGAGCTCGATCGACAGCCTCAAGTCCATTCGCGGTAACTGCCCGGCCTTGCGCACCGTGGTGGCTGCGGGTACGGCCAAGGGCAAGGGCGACGTGGATTACGAAACCTCGCTGGCCGCGCACAAGAGTGCCTTCACCGCCGTCAAGACCAAGGCCGACGAGGGCGCGATCCTGATCTACACCAGCGGCACCACCGGCCCGCCCAAAGGCGCGCTGCTGCCGCACCGCGCATTGATCGGCAACTTGCCGGGCTTTATCTGCAGCCACAACTGGTTTGGTTTCGACGGTAAAACCAACAAGAAATCGGACGCCGTGTTCTGGTCTCCGGCCGACTGGGCGTGGACCGGCGGCCTGATGGATGCCTTGCTGCCCAGCCTGTATTTCGGCCGGCCCATCGTCGCCTTTAACGGGCGCTTCAGCCCCGAGCTGGCCTTCAGCCTGATGGCCGAACAGGGTGTGACCCACACCTTTTTGTTCCCCACCGCGCTCAAGGCCATGATGAAGGCCTATCCCAAACCCCGCGAACATTTCAAGCTGAAGCTGCAGGCCATGATGAGCGCCGGTGAAGCCGTGGGTGATGCGGTGTTTGCGTACTGCCAGGAGCAGCTCGGCGTCACCGTCAACGAGATGTTCGGCCAGACCGAGATGAACTACGTCGTCGGCAACTGCAGCCGGCTTTGGCCCGCCCGCCCCGGCAGCATGGGCAAAGCCTACCCGGGCCACCGCGTGGCGGTGATCGACGACGAAGGCAATGAATGCGCAGTCGGCGTGCCGGGCGATGTGTCAGTCAACCGCTATGACATCCACGGTAAGCCCGACCCGATTTTCTTTCTGGGCTATTGGAAGAAAGACGAAGCCACCCGCGGCAAATTCACCGGCGACTGGTGCCGCACCGGTGACCTGGCCCGCCGCGACGCCGACGGTTACCTCTGGTACGAAGGCCGCGCCGACGATGTGTTCAAGGCCGCCGGCTACCGCATCGGCCCCGGCGAAATCGAAAACTGCCTGGTCAAACACGCCGCCGTCGCCAACGCCGCCGTCGTGCCAAAACCCGACCGGGAACGCGGCGCCGTCGTCAAGGCCTATGTCGTGCTTGCTCCTGATTTGATAGCTGAGCGCCCAGACGCCACCTTGGCTAGAGCCCGATTTGATGAAGAATTGACAGCCAGGCTGCAAGCCCACGTCAAAACCATGCTGGCACCGTACGAGTACCCGAAGGAGATTGAATTCATCGATGCGCTGCCGATGACGACGACCGGCAAGGTGCAGCGGCGGGTGCTCCGGTTGCAGGAAGAAGAAAGATTCAGGGCGCAATCACCAACCTGA
- a CDS encoding alpha/beta fold hydrolase produces MYKEKRSSRSEFVPIRGLSYHVRLWESPSDANAALPPLVLVHGWMDVAASYQFMVDALSDAFAQGRTLIAPDWRGFGLTGSGPEGSPADNYWFADYMADLDFLLDHYVGDKPVDLVGHSMGGNVAMLYAGVRPARIRKLVNLEGFGLPPSKPEQAPGRYAKWIDELKTLHRGELALKAYDDVAGVARRLMKTNPRLSADKAGWLASHWARPDAAGQWQILGEAAHKITSAQLYRVDEALEIYRRISAPVLAVEASDDSLATWWQGKYTLAEYHERLQQVRQAQVAVIEDAGHMLHHDQPEQLARLIENFLR; encoded by the coding sequence ATGTACAAAGAAAAACGATCTTCCCGCAGCGAGTTTGTCCCTATACGTGGCTTGAGTTACCACGTGCGCCTGTGGGAAAGTCCCTCGGACGCGAACGCTGCGCTGCCGCCGCTGGTGCTGGTACACGGCTGGATGGATGTGGCGGCTTCCTATCAGTTCATGGTGGATGCCCTGTCGGACGCCTTCGCGCAAGGCCGCACCCTCATTGCCCCTGACTGGCGCGGCTTCGGGCTGACCGGCTCAGGCCCCGAAGGCAGCCCTGCCGACAATTACTGGTTTGCCGACTACATGGCCGACCTCGATTTTTTGCTGGACCATTACGTGGGCGACAAACCCGTCGACCTGGTCGGCCACAGCATGGGCGGCAATGTCGCCATGCTGTACGCCGGCGTGCGGCCCGCGCGCATCCGCAAGCTGGTCAACCTGGAAGGCTTTGGCCTGCCGCCCAGCAAGCCCGAACAGGCGCCCGGCCGCTATGCCAAGTGGATTGACGAGCTCAAAACCCTGCACCGCGGTGAGCTGGCGCTCAAGGCCTATGACGACGTGGCCGGCGTGGCGCGCCGCCTGATGAAGACCAACCCGCGCCTGTCGGCCGACAAGGCCGGCTGGCTGGCCAGCCACTGGGCGCGCCCGGATGCGGCGGGACAATGGCAGATCCTGGGGGAAGCCGCGCACAAGATCACCAGCGCCCAACTCTACCGCGTGGACGAAGCGCTGGAAATCTACCGCCGCATCAGCGCACCCGTGCTGGCGGTCGAGGCTTCCGACGACTCCCTGGCCACCTGGTGGCAGGGCAAATACACCCTGGCCGAATACCACGAGCGGCTCCAGCAGGTGCGTCAGGCGCAGGTGGCGGTCATTGAGGATGCCGGCCACATGCTGCACCACGACCAGCCGGAACAGCTGGCCAGGCTGATCGAAAACTTCTTGCGCTAA